Proteins encoded together in one Acidimicrobiia bacterium window:
- a CDS encoding type II toxin-antitoxin system PemK/MazF family toxin, protein MTSRRGEIWLVDFGEPIGTEQAGRRPAVVVSADRLNDSRAGVVIVVPCTTTRRGLPSHIEIEPGASGLDDVNYAKCEDVKSVSEQRMIARLGVVGDEPLFAIARALRFLLDF, encoded by the coding sequence GTGACCTCGCGCCGGGGTGAGATCTGGCTCGTCGACTTCGGCGAACCGATCGGCACCGAGCAAGCCGGGCGGCGCCCGGCGGTGGTCGTGTCCGCTGACCGCTTGAACGACAGCCGCGCGGGCGTCGTCATCGTCGTGCCGTGCACCACGACACGTCGGGGGTTGCCGTCGCACATCGAGATCGAACCGGGAGCTTCCGGTCTCGACGATGTGAACTACGCGAAGTGCGAGGACGTGAAGTCGGTTTCCGAGCAGCGCATGATCGCCCGGCTCGGTGTGGTGGGAGACGAGCCGCTGTTCGCGATCGCTCGAGCGCTCAGGTTCTTGCTCGACTTCTGA
- a CDS encoding SDR family oxidoreductase: MDLGVRDQGYLIVGGTAGMGFEAARALAADGARIAVAGRDRDRAWGAADAIRAEYPAEVVPIVGDLSKGAEEAERVVAEATEALGDLAGMAITTGTSGLAHSTLEDATDAVWDEAVQDVLMTIVRTVKAVLPQLVDRGSGTIVTTSAYSIHAPHSNRMPYVALKAAIAVFTKNVAKSYGRAGVRANCVCPGAIETGGLAALRRQIAAERGIPEDGVLERVMVEEWHMDVALGRPGRPDEVGDLFAFLLSPRAGYLTGALINIDGGTDF, from the coding sequence ATGGACCTCGGAGTGCGGGACCAGGGATACCTCATCGTCGGCGGCACGGCCGGCATGGGGTTCGAAGCGGCGCGCGCGCTGGCCGCCGACGGGGCGCGCATCGCGGTCGCCGGACGCGACCGCGACCGGGCTTGGGGTGCCGCCGACGCGATCCGAGCGGAGTACCCGGCCGAGGTCGTGCCGATCGTCGGCGACCTCAGCAAGGGGGCCGAGGAAGCCGAGCGGGTGGTGGCCGAGGCGACCGAAGCCCTGGGGGATCTGGCCGGCATGGCGATCACAACCGGAACCAGCGGGCTGGCACACAGCACGTTGGAGGATGCCACCGACGCGGTCTGGGACGAGGCGGTCCAAGACGTGCTCATGACGATCGTGCGGACGGTGAAGGCGGTGCTGCCGCAGCTCGTCGATCGCGGATCGGGCACGATCGTCACCACGTCGGCGTACAGCATCCATGCACCGCACTCGAATCGCATGCCGTACGTGGCGCTCAAGGCTGCGATCGCGGTGTTCACCAAGAACGTGGCGAAGTCCTACGGGCGCGCGGGGGTTCGGGCGAACTGTGTGTGTCCGGGCGCGATCGAGACGGGGGGCCTGGCCGCGCTGCGCAGACAGATTGCAGCCGAGCGCGGGATCCCGGAGGACGGTGTGCTCGAGCGGGTCATGGTCGAGGAATGGCACATGGATGTCGCGTTGGGCCGTCCCGGACGCCCCGACGAGGTCGGTGACCTGTTCGCCTTCTTGCTCTCGCCGCGCGCCGGATATCTCACCGGCGCGTTGATCAACATCGACGGCGGCACCGACTTCTGA
- the trxA gene encoding thioredoxin — MALVQNVVHGSAAERVLLLMHGYGADERDLGGLLSYLDPEGKFVTVLPRGPLSAPPGFSWFDVMTADPDEAREGFVAALAAVDDLLDEVCAEHDMPRDEAVVAGFSQGAGLAFALGVGRSDRPHPAGVIAMSPFVRLEVIDVDWDAARNIAVLLQHGTDDPMVKVTNSRELANLLAEHDVPLVFAEYPMGHEVALESVQQARTWLDAIRVGERPSEPLPAPPPESPVKPVTTAEFDTEVLGSDIPVIVDFWAPWCGPCRQVGPVVEQIAVMRQGAYKVVKVNIDEEPTLAERYDVQSIPLIGLFRNGRLERSSLGAKPRPQLEAELGMLVIP, encoded by the coding sequence ATGGCGCTGGTGCAGAACGTGGTGCATGGGAGCGCGGCCGAGCGGGTCCTGCTGCTCATGCACGGGTACGGCGCCGACGAGCGCGACCTCGGTGGCCTCCTTTCCTATCTGGATCCGGAGGGGAAGTTCGTCACAGTGCTCCCGCGCGGTCCGCTCTCCGCGCCGCCGGGCTTCTCGTGGTTCGACGTGATGACCGCCGATCCCGATGAGGCGCGCGAAGGGTTCGTCGCCGCGCTCGCCGCGGTCGACGATCTCCTCGACGAGGTCTGTGCGGAGCACGACATGCCGCGCGACGAGGCAGTGGTCGCCGGCTTCTCGCAGGGCGCCGGCCTCGCGTTCGCGCTCGGAGTCGGTCGGAGCGACCGTCCCCATCCTGCGGGCGTGATCGCGATGAGCCCGTTCGTGCGCCTCGAGGTGATCGACGTCGACTGGGACGCCGCGCGCAACATCGCGGTGCTCCTCCAGCACGGCACCGACGACCCGATGGTGAAGGTCACCAACAGCCGCGAGCTGGCGAACCTCCTCGCCGAGCACGACGTGCCGCTGGTCTTCGCCGAGTACCCGATGGGCCACGAGGTCGCGCTCGAGAGCGTGCAGCAGGCGCGGACGTGGCTCGACGCGATCCGAGTCGGCGAGCGCCCGTCGGAGCCGCTCCCGGCACCTCCTCCCGAGAGCCCGGTGAAGCCGGTGACCACCGCCGAGTTCGACACCGAGGTGCTCGGTTCCGACATCCCGGTGATCGTCGACTTCTGGGCGCCGTGGTGCGGCCCGTGCCGTCAGGTGGGCCCGGTCGTCGAGCAGATCGCGGTGATGCGCCAGGGCGCGTACAAGGTCGTGAAGGTGAACATCGACGAGGAACCCACCCTCGCGGAGCGCTACGACGTGCAGAGCATCCCGCTCATCGGGTTGTTCAGAAACGGCCGGCTCGAACGGTCCTCGCTCGGCGCCAAGCCGCGCCCCCAGCTCGAAGCCGAGCTCGGGATGCTCGTCATTC
- a CDS encoding maleylpyruvate isomerase family mycothiol-dependent enzyme codes for MDQELVDMLESVWDSIETMGEDLTESEWKRHTELPGWTVQDNLVHLSAIEAMSLGRPWRGHEAADLSHVKNEIGKSNEHAVDSRRGWTGAEALAEFHVLTKERIAQLRALDEEGFGGESWTPVGPGTVRDLLPFRIFDSWAHEQDMRRAVARPGNLDSDAARFCQNMVVDAMPFVVGKKVAPPDGCTIVFSITGPLPREVTIQMVERRAARLDAVPDHPTARLTMDSVTFERVACGRVDPALTLAAGEVQIDGDDELGRRVVGEMNYMF; via the coding sequence ATGGATCAAGAGCTGGTCGACATGCTCGAATCGGTGTGGGACTCCATCGAGACGATGGGTGAGGACCTCACCGAGAGCGAGTGGAAACGGCATACGGAGCTTCCCGGGTGGACGGTGCAGGACAACCTGGTGCACCTCTCCGCGATCGAGGCGATGAGCCTCGGCCGGCCATGGAGGGGGCACGAGGCGGCCGATCTGTCCCACGTGAAGAACGAGATCGGGAAGTCCAACGAGCACGCGGTCGATTCCCGGCGGGGATGGACCGGTGCCGAGGCGTTGGCCGAGTTCCACGTGCTCACGAAGGAGCGGATCGCGCAGCTGCGCGCCCTCGACGAGGAAGGCTTCGGCGGCGAATCGTGGACCCCCGTGGGCCCGGGAACGGTGCGTGACCTGCTGCCGTTCCGCATCTTCGATTCGTGGGCTCACGAGCAAGACATGCGGCGCGCCGTCGCCCGGCCGGGGAACCTCGACTCGGACGCGGCCCGGTTCTGCCAGAACATGGTGGTCGACGCGATGCCCTTCGTCGTCGGGAAGAAGGTCGCGCCCCCCGACGGTTGCACGATCGTGTTCTCGATCACCGGTCCCTTGCCACGCGAGGTCACGATCCAGATGGTCGAGCGTCGTGCGGCGCGACTCGACGCGGTGCCCGACCATCCCACCGCGCGGCTCACGATGGACAGCGTGACCTTCGAACGCGTGGCGTGTGGCCGCGTCGACCCGGCGTTGACGCTCGCGGCCGGTGAAGTGCAGATCGACGGCGACGACGAGCTCGGGCGACGCGTCGTCGGCGAGATGAACTACATGTTCTAG
- a CDS encoding DUF4395 domain-containing protein, with protein sequence MTNRTESVALKQLFRFPNPVNEVSARLVAAGVVVMSVATIVFDQPWILVLLAYGFVARVLTGPTLSPLGQLVTRVITPRLPFPPRYVPGPPKRFAQGIGATLSVTALILHFGFGATDVAYVLVGMIVIAATLESVFAYCLGCKIFAVLMRIGVIPESVCEECADIWRRSGVGA encoded by the coding sequence ATGACGAACAGAACGGAGAGCGTCGCATTGAAGCAGCTCTTCAGGTTCCCGAACCCGGTGAACGAGGTGTCCGCGCGGTTGGTGGCCGCGGGCGTCGTCGTGATGAGCGTGGCGACAATCGTGTTCGACCAACCCTGGATCCTCGTGCTGCTCGCGTACGGCTTCGTTGCCCGAGTGCTCACTGGGCCCACGCTGAGTCCGCTCGGTCAGCTCGTCACGCGCGTGATCACACCGCGGTTGCCGTTCCCGCCGAGGTACGTGCCCGGTCCTCCCAAACGGTTCGCGCAGGGAATCGGCGCCACGTTGTCCGTCACCGCCCTGATCCTGCACTTCGGGTTCGGTGCGACCGATGTCGCCTACGTGCTCGTCGGGATGATCGTGATCGCGGCCACGCTCGAGTCGGTCTTTGCGTACTGCCTCGGGTGCAAGATCTTCGCGGTGCTCATGCGCATCGGGGTGATCCCCGAGTCCGTGTGCGAGGAGTGCGCCGACATCTGGCGCCGGTCAGGCGTGGGCGCGTGA
- a CDS encoding NAD-dependent epimerase/dehydratase family protein has protein sequence MRVLVTGGAGFIGSHIVEELAGAGHEIVVLDSIHPAAHHEFPTCVVPGVEYHWADLADTETLHRVTSGIDAVCHQAAMVGLGEDFGDVVGYVRDNACGTAHLLHALHGRRFRGAFALASSMVVYGEGRYRCERHGEIRPEPREAARLAKGDWEPRCPTCDRELCPEAVPESAPADPRSVYAATKLHQEHLCGLYGREHGVPVTALRYHNVYGPRMPRNTLYAGVAGIFRSALERGEAPQVYEDGDQLRDFVHVRDVARANRLALEAECPYNGPLNIASGTPRSVYELAAALSRNLGPDAPPPEIVPRYRLGDVRHVFASPNAAARRLGFVAAVSFDDGIREFAAAPMR, from the coding sequence ATGCGCGTCCTGGTGACCGGCGGTGCCGGGTTCATCGGCTCGCACATCGTCGAAGAACTGGCTGGGGCCGGCCATGAAATCGTCGTCCTCGACTCGATCCATCCGGCCGCCCACCACGAGTTCCCCACCTGCGTCGTTCCCGGCGTGGAGTACCACTGGGCCGATCTTGCCGACACGGAAACGCTGCATCGGGTGACGAGCGGGATCGACGCGGTCTGCCATCAGGCGGCGATGGTGGGGCTCGGCGAGGATTTTGGCGACGTCGTGGGCTACGTACGCGACAACGCGTGCGGCACCGCGCACCTCCTCCACGCGCTCCACGGGCGACGCTTCCGCGGTGCGTTCGCGCTCGCGAGCAGCATGGTGGTCTACGGCGAGGGCCGGTACCGCTGTGAGCGGCACGGTGAGATACGTCCCGAGCCGCGCGAGGCCGCGCGTCTCGCGAAGGGCGACTGGGAGCCCCGATGCCCAACGTGTGATCGCGAACTCTGTCCCGAGGCGGTTCCCGAGAGCGCGCCGGCTGATCCGCGTAGCGTGTACGCCGCGACCAAGCTCCACCAGGAGCATTTGTGCGGACTGTACGGACGCGAACACGGCGTGCCCGTCACTGCCCTCCGGTACCACAACGTCTACGGGCCGCGCATGCCGCGCAACACCTTGTACGCGGGCGTCGCCGGCATCTTCCGGAGCGCGCTCGAGCGCGGGGAGGCGCCGCAGGTGTACGAGGATGGTGATCAGCTCCGCGACTTCGTCCACGTCCGAGATGTCGCCCGTGCCAACCGCCTCGCGCTCGAAGCGGAGTGTCCGTACAACGGTCCGCTGAACATCGCGAGTGGCACCCCTCGCTCGGTCTACGAGCTCGCCGCCGCGCTGAGCCGCAACCTCGGGCCCGACGCCCCGCCACCGGAGATCGTGCCGCGCTACCGCCTCGGAGACGTGCGGCATGTCTTCGCCTCGCCGAACGCGGCAGCTCGACGCCTCGGCTTCGTGGCTGCCGTGTCATTCGACGACGGCATCAGGGAGTTCGCAGCCGCGCCGATGCGTTGA
- a CDS encoding HAMP domain-containing sensor histidine kinase, with product MNTSPRGTDLSRVLLAALVGASVIVLVAIAARVPAADAVKLAAIGSGVALAGAIGGACVLHFVRRQSLAVQIAATALVVLIAVGAGAFVAAQAMFLSEHDLAALSVILVAAGVVGVGTAVALGRRVGRASQTLIDVARGIGTGEVALVESPPAVPQELARLYHELLVASARLDDARRREQALEASRRELVAWVSHDLRTPLAAIRAVAEALEDGVVSDPETVARYHTTLRVEADRLSGLVDDLFELSRTQAGVLRLELGPVSLGDLVSDAIAGARATAEAKGVRIEGRLAATATDLDASAAEVLRALRNILENAIRHTPSDGTVLVEADADDDYAYISVQDSGGGIPDDDLPRVFDVAFSGNTARTPGSGAGLGLAIARGLVEAHRGDLTVRNECDGARFTVRLPLSVPREWA from the coding sequence ATGAACACTTCTCCCCGCGGCACCGATCTGTCCCGTGTCCTGCTGGCGGCTCTCGTTGGCGCGTCGGTCATCGTGCTCGTTGCAATCGCCGCGCGTGTCCCCGCCGCCGACGCCGTCAAGCTCGCCGCCATCGGGAGTGGAGTCGCGCTTGCGGGCGCGATCGGGGGAGCGTGCGTACTCCATTTCGTGCGCCGGCAGTCGCTCGCGGTGCAGATCGCCGCAACCGCGCTCGTCGTTCTGATCGCGGTCGGAGCGGGTGCGTTCGTCGCTGCACAGGCCATGTTCTTGAGCGAACACGATCTCGCAGCGCTCAGCGTGATCCTCGTAGCTGCGGGCGTGGTCGGCGTCGGTACCGCGGTCGCGCTGGGCCGGCGCGTCGGACGCGCGAGCCAGACGCTCATCGACGTCGCGCGTGGCATCGGTACCGGTGAAGTCGCACTCGTCGAGAGCCCGCCAGCGGTGCCTCAGGAGCTTGCGCGCCTCTACCACGAGTTGCTCGTCGCGTCGGCGCGACTCGATGACGCGCGCCGAAGAGAGCAGGCACTCGAGGCGTCACGCCGCGAGCTCGTTGCGTGGGTCTCACACGACCTGCGCACTCCACTCGCGGCGATCCGCGCCGTCGCGGAGGCGCTGGAGGACGGCGTCGTCTCCGATCCCGAGACCGTCGCCCGCTACCACACGACCCTGCGAGTGGAAGCCGACCGCCTGAGTGGCCTCGTCGACGACCTGTTCGAGCTGAGCCGCACCCAAGCCGGCGTACTGCGGCTGGAACTCGGCCCCGTATCGCTCGGTGATCTGGTCTCCGACGCGATCGCCGGCGCGCGGGCGACGGCGGAGGCAAAGGGTGTTCGCATCGAAGGCCGGCTCGCCGCGACCGCAACCGACCTCGACGCGTCCGCGGCTGAGGTGCTCCGCGCGCTGCGCAACATCTTGGAGAACGCGATCCGTCACACCCCGAGCGACGGAACCGTGCTCGTGGAAGCCGATGCCGACGACGACTACGCCTACATCTCGGTGCAGGACTCCGGAGGTGGGATACCCGACGATGATCTACCGCGCGTCTTCGACGTCGCGTTCAGTGGCAACACGGCTCGTACCCCGGGGAGCGGCGCCGGTCTCGGACTCGCGATCGCGCGTGGCCTGGTCGAGGCGCATCGCGGCGACCTCACTGTGCGCAACGAGTGCGACGGTGCGCGCTTCACCGTTCGCCTGCCGCTCTCGGTACCTCGCGAGTGGGCTTGA
- a CDS encoding NUDIX domain-containing protein, producing the protein MSDDDVLPQFCSQCATAVELIEVGGEPVWVCPSCGHRQHRRQIVGVAVIVMEEGRLLMVQRRYGHDAGAWCIPCGHVGWHEDVREAAVRELEEETGLVVELDGVFDAHTTFHDRNRHHAGIWFSGHRVGGTLRAGDDAVDADFFALDDLPAPLAFDTDESVIEKLRADRAR; encoded by the coding sequence ATGAGCGACGACGACGTCCTACCCCAGTTCTGTTCACAGTGCGCGACTGCGGTGGAACTGATCGAAGTCGGCGGCGAGCCGGTCTGGGTGTGCCCGAGCTGCGGGCACCGTCAGCACCGTCGCCAGATCGTCGGGGTCGCGGTGATCGTGATGGAGGAAGGTCGGTTGCTCATGGTGCAGCGCCGCTACGGCCACGACGCAGGCGCGTGGTGCATCCCGTGCGGTCACGTCGGGTGGCACGAGGACGTACGTGAGGCCGCGGTCCGGGAGCTCGAGGAGGAAACGGGCCTCGTGGTCGAGCTCGACGGTGTCTTCGACGCGCACACCACGTTCCACGACCGCAATCGGCACCACGCAGGGATCTGGTTCTCGGGACACCGGGTGGGGGGCACGCTGCGTGCGGGCGACGACGCCGTCGATGCCGACTTCTTCGCGCTCGACGACTTGCCCGCGCCACTTGCCTTCGACACCGACGAGAGCGTGATCGAGAAACTGCGCGCGGATCGCGCTCGGTGA
- a CDS encoding MFS transporter: protein MVGGERLSPEERVHRELSGRTGFRAGFSLLGRNREFRRLFFASVISLGGDWFLFVAITGLILETTGRAIDVGLAILAQQAAFFLASPVAGVLADRLDRRKLMIWCDLARVAICAAFLLVGPDTVWLAYPLLALLSVFSAPFEPSSNAAIPNLVEPEDLPTANALGGSLWGTMLAVGAAVGGVVSTVFGRDTAFVIDAMSFLLSALVLSGIRRSFSEQREPDHEHPKMVAATVEVVHYARSDRRVFALISVKGGFGLAAGVLALIPVFGVDVFDKGDIGVGVLMAARGVGALIGPFFGHRLSGPEHRRLFRVIGLALGVFGLSYMALGLAPALWVAAVVIFVAHLGGGTQWALSTYGLQVLVPDYIRGRVFAVDFALITLSLGISSLVASAIADAAGPRVAAFVVGGFAVAWAVAWWVLTRNVRRVTAAEGVASPGADEYGPPEPEAVALGDR from the coding sequence ATGGTCGGGGGCGAGCGCTTGTCTCCCGAGGAGCGAGTGCACCGAGAGCTCTCGGGGCGCACCGGGTTCCGCGCCGGCTTCTCGCTGCTCGGGCGGAACCGCGAGTTCCGACGGCTGTTCTTTGCCTCGGTCATCTCGCTCGGCGGCGACTGGTTCCTGTTCGTCGCGATCACGGGGCTGATCCTCGAGACGACCGGTCGCGCGATCGACGTCGGCCTCGCCATCCTTGCCCAGCAAGCAGCCTTCTTCCTCGCATCACCGGTGGCCGGCGTGCTGGCCGACCGTCTCGACCGACGCAAGCTCATGATCTGGTGCGACCTGGCCCGGGTCGCGATCTGCGCCGCGTTCCTGCTGGTCGGGCCGGACACCGTCTGGCTGGCCTACCCGCTGCTGGCGTTGCTCTCGGTGTTCAGCGCGCCGTTCGAGCCGTCCTCCAACGCCGCGATCCCGAACTTGGTCGAACCCGAGGATCTGCCGACGGCCAACGCGTTGGGCGGGTCCCTGTGGGGCACGATGCTCGCGGTGGGTGCTGCGGTGGGCGGCGTCGTGTCCACGGTGTTCGGGCGCGACACGGCCTTCGTGATCGACGCGATGTCGTTCCTCCTCTCGGCGCTCGTCCTGTCGGGCATCCGTCGATCGTTCTCGGAGCAGCGCGAGCCCGACCACGAACACCCCAAGATGGTCGCGGCGACGGTCGAGGTCGTGCACTACGCCCGAAGTGACCGTCGCGTGTTCGCGCTGATCTCGGTGAAGGGCGGGTTCGGACTCGCCGCGGGCGTGCTCGCGCTCATTCCCGTCTTCGGAGTCGACGTGTTCGACAAGGGAGACATCGGCGTCGGTGTGCTGATGGCGGCGCGCGGCGTCGGTGCGCTGATCGGGCCGTTCTTCGGTCACCGTCTGAGCGGGCCGGAACACCGACGCCTGTTCCGCGTGATCGGACTCGCGCTCGGCGTCTTCGGTCTTTCGTACATGGCGCTCGGCCTGGCGCCGGCGCTGTGGGTGGCGGCGGTGGTGATCTTCGTGGCGCACCTCGGCGGAGGCACGCAGTGGGCGCTGTCCACGTACGGGCTGCAGGTGCTGGTTCCGGACTACATCCGAGGGCGTGTCTTCGCGGTCGACTTCGCGCTGATCACGCTGTCGCTCGGAATCTCGAGCCTGGTGGCATCGGCGATCGCCGACGCGGCCGGGCCACGGGTCGCGGCCTTCGTCGTGGGCGGCTTCGCGGTCGCCTGGGCGGTGGCGTGGTGGGTGCTCACGCGGAACGTGCGGCGCGTCACCGCGGCGGAAGGCGTCGCGTCCCCGGGCGCCGACGAATACGGCCCACCCGAACCGGAGGCCGTCGCCCTCGGCGACCGTTGA
- the coaA gene encoding type I pantothenate kinase has product MADPLDELQLLLRPGIEGCRARQVPHVTAITGSVAVGKSATARLLRESLTATVDGLRVEIVSSDGFLYPNRVLDERGLAMRKGFPESYDRDALVAFLEAVKAGERNIRVPVYSHEEYDVLDEQQVLVEAEVVIVEGLHLLGLSDAIDVGIYVDAAEPDIEQWYVNRFLELRSSGDSFYRQFASMSDDDVIAFARQAWAAINAVNLHQYILPTRELADVVVEKAPDHSMRRIRRPRDTMSL; this is encoded by the coding sequence GTGGCGGATCCCCTGGACGAACTGCAACTCCTGCTCCGACCCGGCATCGAGGGATGCCGGGCCCGGCAGGTTCCGCACGTCACCGCCATCACCGGAAGCGTCGCCGTCGGGAAGAGCGCCACCGCGCGGCTTCTGCGGGAGTCGCTGACCGCCACGGTCGACGGGCTTCGGGTGGAGATCGTGTCGTCCGACGGGTTCCTGTACCCGAACCGGGTGCTCGACGAGCGCGGGCTCGCGATGCGGAAAGGCTTTCCCGAGAGCTACGACCGCGACGCGCTCGTCGCGTTTCTCGAAGCCGTGAAGGCGGGGGAGCGCAACATCCGCGTCCCGGTGTACTCGCACGAGGAGTACGACGTGCTCGACGAGCAGCAGGTGCTCGTGGAAGCCGAAGTCGTCATCGTGGAAGGACTCCACCTCTTGGGTCTGTCGGACGCGATCGACGTGGGGATCTACGTGGACGCCGCCGAACCCGACATCGAGCAGTGGTACGTAAACCGGTTCCTCGAGCTTCGGAGCAGCGGCGATTCGTTCTACCGGCAGTTTGCGAGCATGTCCGACGACGACGTGATCGCGTTCGCCCGCCAGGCGTGGGCGGCGATCAACGCGGTGAACCTCCACCAATACATCCTCCCGACCCGCGAGCTCGCCGACGTCGTCGTGGAGAAGGCCCCGGACCACTCCATGAGGCGGATCCGCCGTCCGCGTGACACCATGAGCCTGTGA
- a CDS encoding ferredoxin, with amino-acid sequence MATQKLAVDRDLCKAHGNCYAGSPDLFCPDEYGFSIALRSEVGDEHLEAAQRAVDGCPEHAIKLEPTA; translated from the coding sequence ATGGCAACGCAGAAACTCGCAGTCGACCGTGACCTGTGCAAGGCACACGGCAACTGCTACGCGGGGTCGCCGGATCTGTTCTGTCCCGACGAGTACGGCTTCTCGATCGCGCTACGGAGTGAAGTCGGCGACGAACACCTCGAAGCCGCGCAGCGCGCGGTCGACGGCTGCCCCGAGCACGCCATCAAACTGGAACCGACCGCGTAG